The proteins below are encoded in one region of Caballeronia sp. SL2Y3:
- a CDS encoding fimbria/pilus periplasmic chaperone yields the protein MKLFSRLASVAVLLAAIQGFAPQARASVVIAGTRVVYNQSDSEVTVKLTNNGKLPGLTKVWIDKGDADAKPDTIDVPFTITPPMMRIDPGKSQTLRIMSTGEPLPGDAESVLYLNVLEVPPKPTGDEASANQLQLAFRTRIKFFYRPTGLKGQASDAPEAIVWHLKREGGKNTLVADNPTQYHVSFDRIDLTDGVHTAQFTDGGMVGPGQSRAFPLKGELPAAGAKVRYTAINDYGGPQAGDATLAP from the coding sequence ATGAAACTGTTTAGCCGACTCGCATCCGTCGCGGTGCTCCTCGCCGCGATCCAGGGCTTCGCCCCGCAGGCCCGTGCTTCGGTGGTCATCGCCGGTACGCGCGTGGTGTATAACCAGAGCGATTCCGAAGTCACCGTCAAGCTGACCAACAACGGCAAGCTCCCCGGTCTCACGAAGGTCTGGATCGACAAGGGCGATGCCGACGCCAAGCCGGATACGATCGACGTGCCGTTCACCATCACCCCGCCGATGATGCGTATCGATCCGGGCAAGTCGCAGACGCTGCGCATCATGTCGACCGGCGAGCCTCTGCCCGGCGACGCCGAATCCGTCCTTTATCTCAACGTGCTGGAAGTGCCGCCCAAGCCAACAGGCGATGAAGCGAGCGCCAATCAGCTGCAACTCGCGTTCCGTACGCGCATCAAGTTCTTCTATCGCCCGACGGGGCTGAAGGGGCAGGCGAGCGACGCGCCCGAAGCCATTGTGTGGCATCTGAAGCGCGAAGGCGGCAAGAACACGCTGGTGGCCGATAACCCCACGCAGTATCACGTATCGTTCGACCGCATCGACCTCACCGATGGCGTGCATACGGCGCAATTCACCGACGGCGGCATGGTCGGACCAGGCCAGAGCCGCGCGTTCCCGCTCAAGGGCGAGCTTCCCGCTGCCGGCGCGAAGGTGCGCTATACCGCGATCAACGACTACGGCGGCCCGCAGGCCGGTGACGCCACGCTCGCGCCCTGA
- a CDS encoding fimbria/pilus outer membrane usher protein: MKTHYCSAHLSGARLRPVTLFTLQALAAMGVSAHAWADASAQPAAVEFNEQFLDSGGGQKLDISRFNHGQPVLPGTYRADTYVNNVWRGKFSVDVRDSTEHPGVVQPCVTADLLERFGVDLRKLSPEAAAKLEAAGNACLTLPELIPGAIATFDGGEQRLDVSVPQIAMNSRARGYVDPKYWDDGINAGTFQYNANVYHSSAGGFDNNSAYLGLIGGINLGPWRFRYQGNVTHNSISGSHYQSVQTYAQRAFKDIKSQFTVGDTFTDGALFDSFGLRGATLGTDDRMFPESQRGYAPVVHGIANSNARVQVRQNGNIIYETTVAPGAFEIDDLYPTGYGGNLDVIVTEADGTQHISTVPYAAAVNALRPGVTRYSASIGEYRDPNINIHPFVSQFTLQRGISNLVTLYGGVSAADMYFSTMIGTALNTSVGAFGLDVTQASASFKGYGTRNGASVRLSYSRLFEPTNTNIAIAAYRYSTSGFFSLPDAMMMRQLNAEHQLGLMTALQKSRVQFTLNQSIGEGARYGSLYAMGSFQTYWNRSSHDTQLQIGYTNSWKRMTYGASFVRQFQVNTNRWDNRIMLNMSIPLGFGAHAPQSTTNFQHDTSNGSSTIQQSVTGTLGVDNAFSYGINANFNDGGSHASSSASAGGNVGYVAPFAMLTANASTGRNFSQVGAGMSGGVVAWRDGVAFTPNMGDTVAVVEASDAAGARLANGAGLRVDRWGHAVVSGMQPYSNNDIELDPKGLPINIALKSTVQRTAPTAGAVVRLKFETENMGKPAVMRVSQADGQPLPFGSEVFDAENRNVGTVAQGSRIIATGLKSDAGTLNVKWGEAPEQRCVVRYQLPAVTDASKPNSISISDAVCQ; encoded by the coding sequence ATGAAAACGCACTACTGCAGCGCCCATCTGTCCGGCGCGCGATTAAGACCTGTCACGCTGTTCACGCTCCAGGCTCTGGCCGCCATGGGCGTAAGCGCGCACGCCTGGGCGGACGCTTCTGCGCAGCCCGCAGCCGTCGAATTCAACGAGCAGTTTCTCGATTCCGGCGGCGGCCAGAAGCTGGACATCTCACGCTTCAATCACGGGCAGCCGGTCCTGCCCGGCACGTATCGCGCCGATACATACGTCAACAACGTATGGCGCGGCAAGTTCAGCGTCGATGTGCGCGACTCCACGGAGCACCCGGGTGTGGTGCAACCATGCGTGACGGCGGATCTGCTCGAACGCTTCGGTGTCGATTTGCGCAAGCTCTCGCCCGAAGCCGCCGCGAAGCTGGAAGCGGCCGGCAATGCGTGCCTGACGCTGCCCGAACTGATCCCGGGCGCGATCGCCACGTTCGACGGCGGGGAGCAGCGTCTCGATGTGAGCGTGCCGCAAATCGCGATGAACAGCAGGGCGCGCGGCTATGTCGATCCGAAGTATTGGGACGACGGCATCAACGCGGGCACGTTCCAGTACAACGCGAACGTGTATCACAGCTCCGCGGGCGGTTTCGACAACAATTCGGCCTACCTCGGGCTGATCGGCGGCATCAATCTTGGTCCGTGGCGTTTCCGCTATCAGGGCAACGTCACGCACAACAGCATCAGCGGCTCGCATTATCAAAGCGTGCAGACGTATGCGCAGCGTGCGTTCAAGGACATCAAGAGCCAGTTCACGGTTGGCGACACCTTCACGGACGGCGCGCTGTTCGACAGCTTCGGCTTACGCGGCGCGACGCTCGGCACCGACGACCGCATGTTCCCGGAGTCGCAGCGCGGCTACGCGCCGGTGGTGCATGGCATCGCCAATAGCAATGCCCGCGTGCAGGTCAGGCAGAACGGCAACATCATCTACGAGACGACGGTCGCGCCGGGCGCGTTCGAGATCGACGACCTGTATCCGACGGGCTACGGCGGCAATCTCGATGTGATCGTCACCGAGGCCGACGGCACTCAGCACATCTCGACGGTTCCGTACGCGGCGGCGGTGAATGCGCTGCGGCCGGGCGTCACGCGCTATAGCGCGAGCATCGGCGAGTATCGCGATCCGAACATCAATATTCATCCGTTCGTTTCGCAGTTCACGCTGCAGCGGGGCATCAGCAATCTGGTGACGCTGTACGGCGGCGTGAGCGCGGCGGACATGTACTTCTCGACGATGATCGGCACCGCGCTCAATACGAGCGTCGGCGCGTTCGGTCTCGACGTGACGCAGGCGAGCGCGAGCTTCAAGGGCTACGGCACGCGCAACGGCGCGAGCGTGCGACTCAGCTATTCGCGCCTGTTCGAGCCGACGAATACGAATATCGCCATTGCCGCGTATCGCTATTCGACGAGCGGCTTCTTCTCGCTGCCCGACGCGATGATGATGCGTCAGCTGAACGCCGAGCATCAACTCGGTCTCATGACCGCGCTGCAAAAGTCGCGCGTGCAGTTCACGCTGAATCAGAGCATCGGCGAGGGCGCGCGGTACGGCTCGCTCTATGCGATGGGTTCGTTCCAGACGTACTGGAACCGCTCCAGTCACGATACGCAGCTGCAAATCGGCTACACCAACAGCTGGAAGCGCATGACCTACGGCGCGTCGTTCGTGCGGCAGTTCCAGGTGAACACGAACCGGTGGGACAACCGCATCATGCTGAACATGTCCATCCCGCTGGGATTCGGGGCGCACGCGCCGCAGTCGACCACCAATTTCCAGCACGACACCAGCAACGGCAGCTCGACCATCCAGCAATCGGTCACGGGCACGCTCGGCGTCGACAATGCATTCAGCTACGGCATCAACGCGAACTTCAACGACGGCGGCAGTCACGCCAGCAGTTCGGCGAGCGCGGGCGGCAACGTCGGTTATGTCGCGCCGTTTGCGATGCTTACCGCGAATGCGAGCACGGGCCGCAACTTCTCGCAGGTCGGCGCGGGCATGTCGGGCGGCGTGGTGGCATGGCGCGACGGCGTCGCATTCACGCCGAACATGGGCGATACGGTCGCTGTCGTCGAAGCGAGCGATGCGGCCGGCGCACGACTTGCCAACGGTGCGGGCTTGCGCGTGGACCGGTGGGGACACGCCGTCGTCTCGGGCATGCAGCCGTATTCGAACAACGACATCGAACTGGACCCGAAGGGCTTGCCGATCAACATCGCGCTGAAGTCGACCGTGCAGCGAACGGCGCCGACTGCGGGCGCCGTGGTGCGCCTCAAGTTCGAGACGGAGAACATGGGCAAGCCAGCGGTCATGCGCGTCTCGCAGGCGGACGGCCAGCCGTTGCCGTTCGGCTCCGAAGTGTTCGACGCCGAGAATCGCAACGTCGGCACGGTGGCGCAGGGCAGCCGCATCATCGCGACCGGTTTGAAGTCCGACGCCGGCACGCTGAACGTGAAGTGGGGCGAAGCGCCCGAGCAGCGTTGCGTGGTGCGCTATCAGTTGCCCGCGGTGACGGATGCCTCGAAACCGAACTCCATCAGCATATCGGACGCTGTCTGTCAGTGA
- a CDS encoding fimbrial protein: MKIMNRLAAGLLRCVLCWVAALVFVPSSAWATATCTVNYSSFTLTLPPSVAVARDLPNGSILTAWSLSPSKNDYWTCIVTGQVYTGTDFETAGITTAGPTVYTANYQGVDFEVYPTNVPGVGIAMGGYVIPNSLPAGPRTFSKLGRQWNANGTIYNGGQLIVALVKIGDITPGTATGMIAQAFSWQTLTPPPAGDVPSAGVINFYITPVVITVLTCQTPDVTVPMGIQGPADLPSIGPAPNKVSSFNMSLNNCPGGTPVSGTLARQIHSIQYRIDPSNGLVSGYSNVAALSGSPSAAGVGIQLYDNTGAVFPYGTYVTLNGFDSTNGGNYTIPMQARSYRTGALGAGPANATMTMTVLYQ, encoded by the coding sequence ATGAAAATCATGAATCGGCTCGCAGCCGGACTGCTGCGGTGTGTGTTGTGCTGGGTCGCTGCACTGGTGTTCGTGCCGTCGTCTGCCTGGGCGACGGCAACCTGCACGGTCAACTACAGTTCGTTCACGTTGACGCTTCCGCCGTCGGTGGCCGTGGCGCGCGATCTGCCGAATGGATCGATTCTCACGGCATGGTCACTGTCGCCCTCGAAGAACGACTATTGGACCTGCATCGTCACCGGGCAGGTCTATACGGGAACCGACTTCGAAACCGCGGGTATCACGACCGCCGGACCGACCGTGTACACCGCGAACTATCAGGGCGTCGATTTCGAGGTGTATCCGACCAACGTGCCGGGCGTGGGCATCGCGATGGGCGGCTATGTCATTCCGAACAGCCTGCCCGCCGGGCCGCGCACGTTCTCGAAGCTCGGCCGTCAGTGGAACGCGAATGGCACCATCTACAACGGCGGACAGTTGATCGTCGCCCTCGTGAAGATCGGCGACATCACGCCCGGCACCGCGACCGGCATGATCGCGCAGGCGTTCTCGTGGCAGACGCTGACGCCGCCGCCTGCGGGGGACGTGCCGTCGGCCGGTGTCATCAACTTCTATATCACGCCGGTGGTCATCACCGTGCTGACCTGTCAGACGCCCGATGTCACGGTTCCCATGGGCATTCAGGGACCGGCGGACCTGCCGAGCATCGGCCCTGCGCCGAACAAGGTGTCATCGTTCAATATGAGCCTGAATAACTGCCCCGGCGGAACGCCCGTGAGCGGAACATTGGCACGGCAGATTCACAGCATTCAGTACAGGATCGATCCATCGAACGGACTCGTGTCCGGCTATAGCAACGTGGCCGCGTTGAGCGGATCGCCGAGCGCGGCGGGCGTCGGCATTCAGCTCTACGACAACACGGGCGCGGTGTTTCCCTATGGCACGTATGTGACGCTGAACGGATTCGACAGTACGAACGGCGGCAACTACACCATACCGATGCAAGCGCGCTCCTACCGCACAGGCGCGCTCGGTGCCGGTCCCGCGAACGCGACCATGACGATGACCGTGCTGTACCAGTGA
- a CDS encoding fimbrial protein produces the protein MKKLKIGIVALGLTCAASAFAADATLTFTGTIILPTCTVDSNSVNQTIALGTARTTDFAAVGNTKNPTPFNITLNNCAANTNVAMTVNGTSDTVQSVLANTGTAAQVGVQLLKAVNAGDTTGTPITLNSSLNIGTVGATNSLTIPMVAQFYRLGTMTGGTVSATATVNFAYN, from the coding sequence ATGAAGAAACTGAAGATCGGGATCGTGGCCCTTGGGCTCACGTGCGCCGCGTCGGCGTTCGCGGCCGACGCCACGCTGACATTCACCGGCACCATTATCCTGCCGACGTGTACTGTCGATTCGAACTCCGTCAATCAAACGATCGCCCTCGGGACCGCGAGGACGACGGATTTCGCCGCCGTGGGCAACACGAAGAACCCTACTCCCTTCAACATCACGCTGAACAACTGCGCGGCCAACACGAACGTGGCGATGACCGTCAACGGAACCTCCGATACGGTCCAAAGCGTGCTCGCGAACACCGGCACGGCGGCGCAAGTCGGCGTGCAGCTGTTGAAGGCCGTCAACGCAGGCGATACGACCGGCACGCCGATTACCCTGAATTCGTCCCTGAACATAGGGACTGTGGGTGCGACCAACTCCCTGACCATTCCGATGGTGGCTCAGTTCTATCGCCTCGGTACGATGACAGGCGGCACCGTGTCCGCAACGGCCACCGTCAACTTCGCCTATAACTGA